A region of Anoplopoma fimbria isolate UVic2021 breed Golden Eagle Sablefish chromosome 24, Afim_UVic_2022, whole genome shotgun sequence DNA encodes the following proteins:
- the hepacamb gene encoding hepatic and glial cell adhesion molecule b yields the protein MTIPNTLIRGTVGGEALLSVRYSSFSLDLPVIKWQLKREKSVTVVQSIGTDIIGTLRPEYRDRILVFENGTLLLHNLRLSDDGTYDVEISITDDTFTGDGSIELTVDESISRPYIHMESLSVLELSENVILNCSHDNGTRTAYKWFKGGKPVTNVTRFVLSPDQKLLTITRVLMADDDIYSCTVENPVGNMTSVPIRLTVYRRSSLYIILSTGGIFLLITLVTVCACWTPSKKRKHPARKPHSSFYDQFDHSPINQTDDVLPKRRDHNGIKAVTSLYILQEKDPSMDDSSSNSIGSPSELDNPPCYTSSPNYNETHTHSNGSPAHSSHRYT from the exons ATGACCATCCCCAACACTCTCATTAGAGGCACAGTAGGGGGGGAGGCCCTGCTGTCCGTCCGCTATAGTAGCTTCAGCCTCGACCTGCCGGTCATCAAGTGGCAGCTCAAGAGGGAAAAGTCTGTCACTGTTGTCCAGTCGATTGGAACCGACATCATTGGGACCCTGAGGCCTGAGTATCGCGACCGCATCCTGGTATTTGAAAACGGGACTCTGCTTCTCCACAACCTCAGACTCTCTGATGACGGAACTTATGACGTGGAGATCTCCATCACAGATGACACCTTTACAGGAGACGGCAGCATTGAGCTCACAGTGGATG AGTCGATATCCAGGCCCTATATCCACATGGAATCCTTATCAGTACTGGAGCTCAGCGAAAACGTCATCCTCAACTGCTCCCATGACAACGGAACCAGGACTGCATACAAGTGGTTCAAAGGTGGAAAGCCAGTGACCAATGTGACGAGGTTCGTGTTGTCACCTGACCAAAAGCTCTTGACCATCACACGGGTGTTGATGGCAGATGATGACATCTACAGCTGCACAGTCGAGAATCCTGTGGGCAACATGACAAGTGTGCCAATCAGACTGACTGTCTACA GAAGAAGTTCCCTCTATATCATCCTTTCCACTGGGGGAatcttcctcctcatcacttTGGTGACAGTATGTGCCTGCTGGACGCCTTCTAAAAA gCGAAAACATCCAGCTAGAAAGCCTCACTCCAGCTTTTATGACCAGTTTGATCACTCACCAATCAATCAAACAG ATGATGTGCTTCCAAAAAGGAGAGACCATAATGGAATAAAAGCTGTTACTTCACTTTACATCCTGCAGGAAAAG GATCCTTCAATGGATGACTCATCCAGCAACAGCATTGGATCTCCTTCTGAGCTTGACAACCCTCCGTGCTACACCAGTTCTCCCAACTACAACGAAACTCATACCCATTCTAATGGGTCCCCGGCCCACTCTTCCCACAGGTATACCTGA
- the ap2b1 gene encoding AP-2 complex subunit beta — MTDSKYFTTNKKGEIFELKAELNNEKKEKRKEAVKKVIAAMTVGKDVSSLFPDVVNCMQTDNLELKKLVYLYLMNYAKSQPDMAIMAVNSFVKDCEDPNPLIRALAVRTMGCIRVDKITEYLCEPLRKCLKDEDPYVRKTAAVCVAKLHDINAQMVEDQGFLDSLRDLIADSNPMVVANAVAALSEISESHPNSNLLDLNPQNINKLLTALNECTEWGQIFILDCLSNYNPKDEREAQSICERVTPRLSHANSAVVLSAVKVLMKFLELLPKDSDYYNTLLKKLSPPLVTLLSGEPEVQYVALRNINLIVQKRPEILKQEIKVFFVKYNDPIYVKLEKLDIMIRLASQANIAQVLAELKEYATEVDVDFVRKAVRAIGRCAIKVEQSAERCVSTLLDLIQTKVNYVVQEAIVVIRDIFRKYPNKYESIIATLCENLDSLDEPDARAAMIWIVGEYAERIDNADELLESFLEGFHDESTQVQLTLLTAIVKLFLKKPSETQELVQQVLSLATQDSDNPDLRDRGYIYWRLLSTDPVTAKEVVLSEKPLISEETDLIEPTLLDELICHIGSLASVYHKPPSAFVEGSHGVHRKHLPVQHSSIDTGESPVSSGPAPAMDQTHVIPSQGDLLGDLLNLDLGPPVNVPQVSSMQMGAVDLLGGGLDSLLGGDLGGGVGGSPAVGQNFIPSSVPSTFAPSPTPAPQAVSSGLNDLFELSTGMAITTGGHIAAKAIWLPAVKAKGLEISGTFSRRQGHMYMDMTFTNKALQHMTDFAVQFNKNSFGMIPTSPLPVHTPLMPSQTIEVSLPINTIGPVMKMDPLNNLQVAVKNNIDVFYFSVLIPLNIFFVEDGKMERQVFLATWKDIPNENELQYQIKECHLNADTVSGKLQNNNIYTIAKRNVEGQDMLYQSLKLTNGIWILAELRIQPGNPNYTLSLKCRAPEVSQYVYQTYDSVLKT; from the exons ATGACGGACTCCAAATATTTCACGACGAACAAAAAGG GGGAGATCTTTGAACTGAAGGCGGAGCTGAACaatgagaagaaggagaagagaaaagaggcaGTAAAGAAGGTCATTGCTGCCATGACTGTTGGCAAGGATGTcag CTCTTTGTTTCCAGATGTGGTGAACTGCATGCAGACCGACAACCTGGAGCTGAAGAAGTTGGTCTACCTCTACTTAATGAACTACGCCAAGAGCCAGCCTGACATGGCCATCATGGCTGTCAACAGCTTTGTCAAG GACTGTGAGGATCCCAACCCTCTGATCCGGGCCCTGGCTGTTCGCACCATGGGCTGCATCCGGGTGGACAAGATCACAGAGTATCTGTGTGAGCCGCTGAGGAAATGCCTGAAGGACGAGGACCCATACGTGAGGAAGACGGCGGCTGTTTGTGTGGCTAAACTTCATGACATCAATGCCCAGATGGTGGAGGACCAGGGCTTCCTGGACTCCCTGAGAGACCTCATTGCCGACTCAAATCCCATG GTCGTGGCCAACGCAGTTGCTGCCCTGTCTGAGATCAGCGAGTCTCACCCCAACAGCAACCTGCTGGACCTCAACCCTCAGAACATCAACAAGCTGCTGACGGCCCTCAACGAGTGCACAGAGTGGGGACAGATCTTCATCCTGGACTGCTTGTCCAACTACAACCCTAAGGATGAGCGCGAGGCCCAAAG CATCTGTGAGCGCGTCACTCCCCGGCTGTCTCACGCCAACTCAGCAGTGGTGCTGTCAGCTGTCAAGGTGCTGATGAAGTTCCTGGAGCTGCTGCCCAAGGACTCCGACTACTACAACACCTTGCTGAAGAAGTTATCCCCACCGCTGGTCACCTTGCTCTCTGGAGAGCCCGAGGTCCAGTACGTGGCTCTGAGGAACATCAACCTCATTGTTCAGAAAAG GCCTGAGATCCTGAAGCAGGAGATCAAGGTGTTCTTTGTCAAGTACAACGACCCCATCTATGTGAAACTGGAGAAATTGGACATCATGATCCGCTTGGCCTCTCAGGCAAACATTGCTCAG GTGCTGGCTGAACTGAAGGAATACGCCACTGAGGTGGACGTTGACTTTGTGCGTAAGGCTGTACGAGCCATTGGACGCTGTGCCATCAAAGTGGAG CAATCAGCTGAGCGCTGTGTCAGCACCCTGCTGGACCTGATCCAGACCAAGGTCAACTACGTGGTTCAGGAGGCTATTGTGGTCATCAGGGATATCTTCCGCAAGTACCCAAACAA GTATGAAAGCATCATTGCTACGCTGTGTGAGAATCTGGACTCTCTGGATGAGCCTGATGCTCGTGCTGCCATGATCTGGATTGTTGGCGAGTATGCCGAGAGGATCGATAACGCTGACGAGCTGCTGGAGAGCTTCCTGGAGGGCTTCCATGATGAGAGCACCCAG GTCCAGCTCACTTTGCTGACTGCCATTGTTAAGCTGTTCCTTAAGAAGCCGTCGGAGACTCAGGAGTTGGTGCAGCAGGTCCTCAGCCTGGCCACTCAG GACTCTGACAACCCTGACCTGCGTGACAGAGGCTACATTTATTGGCGCCTGTTGTCCACCGACCCTGTGACTGCCAAGGAGGTGGTGTTGTCGGAAAAGCCCCTGATCTCAGAGGAGACGGACCTGATCGAGCCCACCCTGCTGGATGAGCTCATCTGCCACATTGGCTCCCTGGCCTCCGTCTACCACAAACCGCCCAGCGCCTTCGTCGAGGGCAGCCACGGAGTGCACCGGAAACACCTTCCTGTGCAGCACAGCAG CATTGATACTGGTGAGAGCCCAGTGAGCAGCGGGCCAGCACCTGCCATGGACCAGACACATGTGATCCCCAGCCAGGGTGACCTGCTGGGTGACCTGCTGAACCTGGACCTGGGCCCTCCAGTCAATGTGCCCCAGGTCTCCTCCATGCAGATGGGGGCGGTGGACCTCCTGGGAGGAGGCCTGGACAGTTTG CTGGGGGGAGACCTGGGCGGAGGTGTTGGGGGAAGTCCAGCA GTTGGACAGAATTTCATCCCCTCATCTGTCCCCAGTACTTTTGCTCCGTCACCTACACCTGCTCCTCAAGCGGTCAGCAGTGGCCTTAACGACTTGTTCGAGCTCTCCACAGGCATGGCCATCACCACTGGAGGCCATATAGCCGCAAAAGCA atcTGGCTGCCTGCTGTGAAGGCCAAGGGACTGGAGATCTCTGGAACCTTCTCTCGTCGTCAGGGCCACATGTACATGGACATGACCTTCACCAACAAGGCCCTGCAACACATGACCGACTTCGCTGTCCAGTTCAACAAGAACAG TTTTGGGATGATCCCTACCAGTCCTCTGCCCGTTCACACTCCACTGATGCCCAGCCAGACTATTGAGGTCTCTTTGCCTATCAACACCATCGGGCCTGTCATGAAGATGGACCCACTCAATAATCTGCAG GTGGCTGTGAAGAACAACATCGACGTCTTCTACTTCAGCGTTCTCATCCCTCTCAACATATTCTTTGTTGAGGATGGAAAAATGG agCGACAGGTGTTCCTGGCCACCTGGAAAGACATCCCCAATGAGAATGAGCTACAGTACCAGATAAAGGAGTGCCACCTCAACGCAG ACACAGTATCAGGGAAGCTGCAGAATAACAACATCTACACCATTGCAAAGAGGAACGTAGAAGGCCAGGACATGCTCTACCAGTCCCTCAAGCTCACCAACGGCATCTGGATCCTGGCTGAGCTCCGCATTCAGCCCGGCAACCCCAACTACACG CTGTCTCTTAAGTGTCGGGCCCCGGAGGTTTCTCAGTACGTCTACCAGACTTATGACTCTGTGCTGAAGACCTGA
- the mks1 gene encoding Meckel syndrome type 1 protein isoform X2 produces the protein MADSWNTDTGEAVYRSRDAVKNLRIRVRLEKVTSTAALSKHLQQQVRSQQDRGAIELETLTSQGQTGDNEEELVVGWQEKLFSQYEMELFQNEAACQTPLDRQYHTEVKALNKAKGRRNHRIFTYTDHDRYTSCLPFDQLQHSADLLTTTKSSPTFLAERMASVRHRRQDRRTMDCSVPKTKIVNWEPTAEFVKSSHVVNNAMQTMHIMGDLAPPGRLGLKENEYLLVTIKTDGSGTVIVKPDFNKGKEPYRIVTTGEKREVWRLTIENVCTTMQPEEKEREQNMYKDLYVRHKEYLNSLVGQDFEMPPLGILRYLMNGEIVSAKGFEYDNLYIHFFMELPNNWSSLPFQSLSGVTQTCRAKTLGKENVAFFSYPFSFEAFYMSEKESEESMPQWPVIYFKVLSLDSWQRFRTEGYGYLLFPAMPGKHTITCHTWRPLQTGTVSALRRFFIGGSPELEDHSYVRIPGTFKGERLSRFGFCTETTGSVTFNLHCIQQARAFVDATMLKKRRQKVFDQLGGFSQQGAVCTILEAFQRARKKMQEARESLPRDLVHTTSQLQAESSA, from the exons ATGGCAGACAGTTGGAACACAGATACCGGCGAAGCTGTGTATCGGTCCCGGGATGCTGTCAAGAACTTGAGAATACG AGTGCGTCTAGAGAAGGTGACCTCCACAGCAGCCCTCTCTAAGCACCTGCAGCAGCAAGTTCGATCCCAGCAGGACAGAGGAGCCATTGAACTGGAAACCCTCACCTCACAAGGCCAGACAg GTGATAATGAGGAGGAGTTGGTGGTGGGCTGGCAGGAGAAACTCTTCAGTCAG TATGAGATGGAGCTGTTCCAGAACGAGGCAGCATGTCAGACCCCTCTGGACCGTCAGTACCACACAGAAGTCAAGGCCCTGAACAAGGCCAAGGGCCGACGTAATCACAGGATTTTTACATATACTGATCATGACCGCTACACCAGCTGTCTTCCATTTGACCAACTG CAGCACTCAGCTGACTTATTGACCACAACCAAATCCAGCCCCACGTTCCTGGCTGAAAGGATGGCCAGCGTGAGACACAGACGGCAGGACAGACGCACCAT GGATTGTAGTGTCCCTAAGACAAAGATCGTCAACTGGGAGCCCACAGCGGAGTTTGTGAAGAGCAGTCATGTGGTGAATAATGCCATGCAGACCATGCATATCATGGGAGACCTGGCTCCCCCTGGAAG GCTGGGCCTAAAAGAGAATGAATACTTGCTGGTAACCATAAAAACAGACGGCAGTGGAACAGTCATTGTAAAACCTGACTTCAACAAAGGCAAAGAGCCTTACAG GATTGTAACAAcgggggagaagagagaagttTGGCGCCTCACTATTGAGAATGTATGCACCACCATGCAAccagaggaaaaggagagggagCAGAACATGTACAAAGAC CTGTACGTACGGCACAAGGAGTACCTCAATAGCCTTGTTGGACAAGACTTTGAAATG CCTCCTTTAGGCATTCTGCGTTACCTGATGAATGGAGAGATAG TCTCAGCCAAAGGCTTTGAATATGATAACTTATACATCCACTTCTTCATGGAACTGCCGAACA atTGGTCCAGCTTGCCATTTCAGTCTCTCTCAGGGGTAACGCAGACGTGCCGGGCCAAAACATTAGGGAAG GAAAACGTAGCTTTCTTCAGTTACCCCTTTAGTTTTGAGGCTTTCTACATGAGTGAAAAGGAGAGCGAGG AGTCAATGCCCCAGTGGCCAGTGATCTACTTCAAGGTTCTTTCTCTGGACTCCTGGCAGCGATTTCGAACTGAAGGCTATGGCTATCTGCTTTTTCCTGCCATGCCTG GAAAACATACAATAACATGCCACACGTGGAGACCCCTTCAGACCGGGACAGTCTCTGCACTGAGGCGCTTCTTCATTGGAGGTTCTCCGGAGCTTGAGGACCACAGCTATGTCAGAATACCAGGGACCTTCAAG GGAGAGAGGCTGAGTCGCTTTGGCTTTTGCACTGAAACCACAGGAAGTGTCACCTTTAATCTGCACTGCATCCAGCAAGCCAG GGCATTTGTTGATGCCACCATgttgaagaagaggagacagaaagtTTTTGACCAGCTGGGAGGATTTAGTCAGCAAGGAGCTGTTTGCACCATCCTTG AGGCCTTCCAGAGGGCCAGGAAAAAGATGCAAGAGGCCAGAGAAAGTCTTCCCAGAGACCTCGTACACACCACCTCTCAACTTCAGGCCGAATCCTCTGCATAG
- the mks1 gene encoding Meckel syndrome type 1 protein isoform X1 → MADSWNTDTGEAVYRSRDAVKNLRIRVRLEKVTSTAALSKHLQQQVRSQQDRGAIELETLTSQGQTAGDNEEELVVGWQEKLFSQYEMELFQNEAACQTPLDRQYHTEVKALNKAKGRRNHRIFTYTDHDRYTSCLPFDQLQHSADLLTTTKSSPTFLAERMASVRHRRQDRRTMDCSVPKTKIVNWEPTAEFVKSSHVVNNAMQTMHIMGDLAPPGRLGLKENEYLLVTIKTDGSGTVIVKPDFNKGKEPYRIVTTGEKREVWRLTIENVCTTMQPEEKEREQNMYKDLYVRHKEYLNSLVGQDFEMPPLGILRYLMNGEIVSAKGFEYDNLYIHFFMELPNNWSSLPFQSLSGVTQTCRAKTLGKENVAFFSYPFSFEAFYMSEKESEESMPQWPVIYFKVLSLDSWQRFRTEGYGYLLFPAMPGKHTITCHTWRPLQTGTVSALRRFFIGGSPELEDHSYVRIPGTFKGERLSRFGFCTETTGSVTFNLHCIQQARAFVDATMLKKRRQKVFDQLGGFSQQGAVCTILEAFQRARKKMQEARESLPRDLVHTTSQLQAESSA, encoded by the exons ATGGCAGACAGTTGGAACACAGATACCGGCGAAGCTGTGTATCGGTCCCGGGATGCTGTCAAGAACTTGAGAATACG AGTGCGTCTAGAGAAGGTGACCTCCACAGCAGCCCTCTCTAAGCACCTGCAGCAGCAAGTTCGATCCCAGCAGGACAGAGGAGCCATTGAACTGGAAACCCTCACCTCACAAGGCCAGACAg CAGGTGATAATGAGGAGGAGTTGGTGGTGGGCTGGCAGGAGAAACTCTTCAGTCAG TATGAGATGGAGCTGTTCCAGAACGAGGCAGCATGTCAGACCCCTCTGGACCGTCAGTACCACACAGAAGTCAAGGCCCTGAACAAGGCCAAGGGCCGACGTAATCACAGGATTTTTACATATACTGATCATGACCGCTACACCAGCTGTCTTCCATTTGACCAACTG CAGCACTCAGCTGACTTATTGACCACAACCAAATCCAGCCCCACGTTCCTGGCTGAAAGGATGGCCAGCGTGAGACACAGACGGCAGGACAGACGCACCAT GGATTGTAGTGTCCCTAAGACAAAGATCGTCAACTGGGAGCCCACAGCGGAGTTTGTGAAGAGCAGTCATGTGGTGAATAATGCCATGCAGACCATGCATATCATGGGAGACCTGGCTCCCCCTGGAAG GCTGGGCCTAAAAGAGAATGAATACTTGCTGGTAACCATAAAAACAGACGGCAGTGGAACAGTCATTGTAAAACCTGACTTCAACAAAGGCAAAGAGCCTTACAG GATTGTAACAAcgggggagaagagagaagttTGGCGCCTCACTATTGAGAATGTATGCACCACCATGCAAccagaggaaaaggagagggagCAGAACATGTACAAAGAC CTGTACGTACGGCACAAGGAGTACCTCAATAGCCTTGTTGGACAAGACTTTGAAATG CCTCCTTTAGGCATTCTGCGTTACCTGATGAATGGAGAGATAG TCTCAGCCAAAGGCTTTGAATATGATAACTTATACATCCACTTCTTCATGGAACTGCCGAACA atTGGTCCAGCTTGCCATTTCAGTCTCTCTCAGGGGTAACGCAGACGTGCCGGGCCAAAACATTAGGGAAG GAAAACGTAGCTTTCTTCAGTTACCCCTTTAGTTTTGAGGCTTTCTACATGAGTGAAAAGGAGAGCGAGG AGTCAATGCCCCAGTGGCCAGTGATCTACTTCAAGGTTCTTTCTCTGGACTCCTGGCAGCGATTTCGAACTGAAGGCTATGGCTATCTGCTTTTTCCTGCCATGCCTG GAAAACATACAATAACATGCCACACGTGGAGACCCCTTCAGACCGGGACAGTCTCTGCACTGAGGCGCTTCTTCATTGGAGGTTCTCCGGAGCTTGAGGACCACAGCTATGTCAGAATACCAGGGACCTTCAAG GGAGAGAGGCTGAGTCGCTTTGGCTTTTGCACTGAAACCACAGGAAGTGTCACCTTTAATCTGCACTGCATCCAGCAAGCCAG GGCATTTGTTGATGCCACCATgttgaagaagaggagacagaaagtTTTTGACCAGCTGGGAGGATTTAGTCAGCAAGGAGCTGTTTGCACCATCCTTG AGGCCTTCCAGAGGGCCAGGAAAAAGATGCAAGAGGCCAGAGAAAGTCTTCCCAGAGACCTCGTACACACCACCTCTCAACTTCAGGCCGAATCCTCTGCATAG
- the mks1 gene encoding Meckel syndrome type 1 protein isoform X3, protein MADSWNTDTGEAVYRSRDAVKNLRIRVRLEKVTSTAALSKHLQQQVRSQQDRGAIELETLTSQGQTAGDNEEELVVGWQEKLFSQYEMELFQNEAACQTPLDRQYHTEVKALNKAKGRRNHRIFTYTDHDRYTSCLPFDQLHSADLLTTTKSSPTFLAERMASVRHRRQDRRTMDCSVPKTKIVNWEPTAEFVKSSHVVNNAMQTMHIMGDLAPPGRLGLKENEYLLVTIKTDGSGTVIVKPDFNKGKEPYRIVTTGEKREVWRLTIENVCTTMQPEEKEREQNMYKDLYVRHKEYLNSLVGQDFEMPPLGILRYLMNGEIVSAKGFEYDNLYIHFFMELPNNWSSLPFQSLSGVTQTCRAKTLGKENVAFFSYPFSFEAFYMSEKESEESMPQWPVIYFKVLSLDSWQRFRTEGYGYLLFPAMPGKHTITCHTWRPLQTGTVSALRRFFIGGSPELEDHSYVRIPGTFKGERLSRFGFCTETTGSVTFNLHCIQQARAFVDATMLKKRRQKVFDQLGGFSQQGAVCTILEAFQRARKKMQEARESLPRDLVHTTSQLQAESSA, encoded by the exons ATGGCAGACAGTTGGAACACAGATACCGGCGAAGCTGTGTATCGGTCCCGGGATGCTGTCAAGAACTTGAGAATACG AGTGCGTCTAGAGAAGGTGACCTCCACAGCAGCCCTCTCTAAGCACCTGCAGCAGCAAGTTCGATCCCAGCAGGACAGAGGAGCCATTGAACTGGAAACCCTCACCTCACAAGGCCAGACAg CAGGTGATAATGAGGAGGAGTTGGTGGTGGGCTGGCAGGAGAAACTCTTCAGTCAG TATGAGATGGAGCTGTTCCAGAACGAGGCAGCATGTCAGACCCCTCTGGACCGTCAGTACCACACAGAAGTCAAGGCCCTGAACAAGGCCAAGGGCCGACGTAATCACAGGATTTTTACATATACTGATCATGACCGCTACACCAGCTGTCTTCCATTTGACCAACTG CACTCAGCTGACTTATTGACCACAACCAAATCCAGCCCCACGTTCCTGGCTGAAAGGATGGCCAGCGTGAGACACAGACGGCAGGACAGACGCACCAT GGATTGTAGTGTCCCTAAGACAAAGATCGTCAACTGGGAGCCCACAGCGGAGTTTGTGAAGAGCAGTCATGTGGTGAATAATGCCATGCAGACCATGCATATCATGGGAGACCTGGCTCCCCCTGGAAG GCTGGGCCTAAAAGAGAATGAATACTTGCTGGTAACCATAAAAACAGACGGCAGTGGAACAGTCATTGTAAAACCTGACTTCAACAAAGGCAAAGAGCCTTACAG GATTGTAACAAcgggggagaagagagaagttTGGCGCCTCACTATTGAGAATGTATGCACCACCATGCAAccagaggaaaaggagagggagCAGAACATGTACAAAGAC CTGTACGTACGGCACAAGGAGTACCTCAATAGCCTTGTTGGACAAGACTTTGAAATG CCTCCTTTAGGCATTCTGCGTTACCTGATGAATGGAGAGATAG TCTCAGCCAAAGGCTTTGAATATGATAACTTATACATCCACTTCTTCATGGAACTGCCGAACA atTGGTCCAGCTTGCCATTTCAGTCTCTCTCAGGGGTAACGCAGACGTGCCGGGCCAAAACATTAGGGAAG GAAAACGTAGCTTTCTTCAGTTACCCCTTTAGTTTTGAGGCTTTCTACATGAGTGAAAAGGAGAGCGAGG AGTCAATGCCCCAGTGGCCAGTGATCTACTTCAAGGTTCTTTCTCTGGACTCCTGGCAGCGATTTCGAACTGAAGGCTATGGCTATCTGCTTTTTCCTGCCATGCCTG GAAAACATACAATAACATGCCACACGTGGAGACCCCTTCAGACCGGGACAGTCTCTGCACTGAGGCGCTTCTTCATTGGAGGTTCTCCGGAGCTTGAGGACCACAGCTATGTCAGAATACCAGGGACCTTCAAG GGAGAGAGGCTGAGTCGCTTTGGCTTTTGCACTGAAACCACAGGAAGTGTCACCTTTAATCTGCACTGCATCCAGCAAGCCAG GGCATTTGTTGATGCCACCATgttgaagaagaggagacagaaagtTTTTGACCAGCTGGGAGGATTTAGTCAGCAAGGAGCTGTTTGCACCATCCTTG AGGCCTTCCAGAGGGCCAGGAAAAAGATGCAAGAGGCCAGAGAAAGTCTTCCCAGAGACCTCGTACACACCACCTCTCAACTTCAGGCCGAATCCTCTGCATAG